A window of the Desulfobacterales bacterium genome harbors these coding sequences:
- a CDS encoding TRAP transporter permease, with the protein MELKDSRKYAEEILKAETGDIRKLRRFESVLVAVIAIGWALFQLALAGFFVLDSIKTRAIHLAFAMALLFLLAPCCKHPKKYLPSLSAIDRIPLIDYLFAVAGVGSALYIVWDYQGLAMRSGVPVTRDLVLGLALVFLVLEAARRVIGPALSIIALFFTAYAFLGPHLPDIFAFKGVSLKKYLSNISLSSEGIYGIPLDVSASIVYLFVLLGSLLEKAGGGRFFTRLTLAVLGRYKGGAAKAAVVSSGATGMVSGSSIANIVTTGPFTIPLMKKTGYPAEKAAAIEVAASTDGQLMPPVMGAAAFIIAEYVNVPYLEVVKAAAIPALVSYFGLFCITHLEAGKLGIRGLAKADLPNFFSTLRGGVHYLLPLGVLLYELVLVRHSPEMAAFRAIMVLLVVIFFQEIIRARLGGVGIGPGIINGVRVVTHGFIQGSKNMMSVALACAAAGIIVGVVNMGIGGMISQIVENLAMGNIFLLLLFTAVASLLLGMGLPTTATYIVMASLTAPIIVEVGSIYGFAVSIMAAHLFCFYFGILADDTPPVGLAAYAASAIAGSEPVATGIQGFLYDIRTSVIAFLFVFNPDLILHNITSWPQALLIFAMALVGMAAFENVAQGWCLTRVRWYEAPLFLAAAFILFNPGAVAARAGVPFEARYYLFLPGLVIYGCAFLVQRMRLRQVGR; encoded by the coding sequence ATGGAATTGAAGGACAGCCGGAAGTATGCCGAGGAAATACTGAAGGCGGAAACCGGCGATATCCGCAAATTGCGCCGGTTCGAGTCGGTGCTGGTGGCGGTCATTGCCATTGGCTGGGCCCTGTTCCAACTGGCGTTGGCCGGTTTTTTCGTCCTGGACAGCATCAAGACCAGGGCGATCCATCTGGCCTTTGCCATGGCGCTGCTGTTTCTCCTGGCCCCCTGTTGCAAGCATCCGAAAAAATATCTGCCCAGCCTGTCAGCCATTGACCGGATTCCGCTGATTGATTACCTCTTCGCCGTGGCCGGGGTGGGCTCCGCCCTGTATATCGTCTGGGACTATCAGGGGCTGGCCATGCGCTCCGGCGTGCCCGTCACCCGGGACCTGGTCCTGGGGCTGGCCCTGGTTTTTCTGGTCCTGGAAGCGGCGCGCCGGGTCATTGGCCCGGCCCTGTCAATCATTGCCTTGTTTTTCACTGCCTACGCCTTTCTCGGACCCCATCTCCCTGATATTTTTGCCTTCAAGGGGGTGTCCCTGAAAAAATATCTGAGCAATATCAGCCTGTCCTCCGAGGGGATTTACGGGATCCCCCTGGATGTTTCCGCTTCCATTGTCTACCTGTTCGTGCTGCTCGGTTCGCTGCTTGAAAAGGCCGGCGGCGGCAGATTCTTCACCCGGCTGACCCTGGCCGTCCTCGGCCGGTACAAGGGGGGAGCGGCCAAGGCGGCAGTGGTGTCCAGCGGCGCCACCGGGATGGTTTCCGGTTCCAGTATCGCCAACATCGTCACCACCGGTCCCTTCACTATTCCGTTGATGAAGAAAACCGGCTACCCGGCCGAGAAGGCCGCGGCCATCGAGGTGGCGGCCAGCACCGACGGTCAGTTGATGCCGCCGGTCATGGGGGCTGCCGCCTTTATTATTGCCGAATATGTCAACGTACCCTACCTCGAGGTGGTCAAGGCGGCCGCCATCCCTGCCCTTGTTTCCTATTTCGGCCTGTTCTGCATCACCCACCTCGAGGCCGGCAAGCTGGGCATAAGGGGCCTGGCCAAGGCCGACCTGCCCAACTTCTTCTCCACCCTCAGGGGCGGGGTCCATTACCTCCTCCCCCTGGGGGTGCTGCTGTACGAACTGGTGCTTGTCCGCCACTCGCCGGAGATGGCCGCCTTCAGGGCGATCATGGTGCTCCTGGTGGTTATATTCTTTCAAGAAATAATACGGGCCCGGTTGGGTGGCGTCGGGATCGGTCCGGGAATAATAAACGGGGTAAGGGTCGTGACCCACGGTTTTATCCAGGGGTCGAAAAACATGATGTCCGTGGCCCTGGCCTGTGCCGCGGCCGGGATCATCGTCGGGGTGGTCAACATGGGCATCGGCGGGATGATCTCCCAGATAGTTGAAAATCTGGCCATGGGCAATATTTTTCTATTGCTGCTGTTCACTGCCGTGGCCAGCCTGCTGCTGGGGATGGGCTTGCCGACCACTGCCACCTACATTGTCATGGCATCGTTGACCGCGCCGATCATCGTCGAGGTGGGAAGCATCTACGGTTTTGCGGTCTCAATCATGGCGGCCCATCTGTTCTGCTTCTATTTCGGCATCCTGGCCGATGATACGCCGCCGGTGGGCCTGGCCGCCTATGCCGCCTCGGCCATTGCCGGCTCCGAGCCGGTTGCCACCGGCATCCAGGGGTTTCTCTACGATATCAGGACCTCGGTCATTGCCTTTCTGTTTGTTTTCAACCCCGACCTGATCCTCCACAATATCACCAGCTGGCCCCAGGCCCTGCTCATCTTCGCCATGGCCCTGGTGGGCATGGCCGCCTTTGAAAACGTGGCCCAGGGCTGGTGCCTGACCAGGGTCAGGTGGTACGAGGCCCCGCTGTTTCTGGCGGCCGCCTTTATTCTGTTTAACCCCGGTGCGGTTGCAGCACGAGCAGGGGTTCCCTTTGAGGCCAGGTATTATCTCTTTCTTCCGGGGCTGGTCATCTATGGGTGTGCCTTCCTGGTCCAGAGAATGAGGCTCAGGCAGGTGGGGAGGTGA
- a CDS encoding TAXI family TRAP transporter solute-binding subunit produces MTGKSIIPLLIILLFGGTATASARTFVTIGTGGVTGVYYPTGGAISRMINKKSKEYKIKATVESTAGSVYNINSVLSGELEFGVAQSDRQYQAYHGLAEWARRGPQQDLRSVFSIHPESITLVASAVSGVKTVRDLKGKRVNIGNPGSGQLQNSRDVLAAAGLSMADIHAEQVKAVEAPGLLQDEKIDAFFYTVGHPNGNIKGATSGRIKVNIIPINGPGIDALLARYPYYARSVIPADFYPNTVNQGDVETIGVKATLVTSRNLDEKIVYAVTREVFDNLDEFKKLHPAYSALTRENMLKGLSAPIHRGALRYYRETGLVKFIDPRLLP; encoded by the coding sequence ATGACTGGAAAATCGATTATCCCCCTTCTCATCATCTTGCTCTTCGGCGGGACCGCCACTGCATCCGCCAGGACCTTTGTCACCATCGGCACCGGCGGGGTCACCGGCGTTTATTATCCCACCGGCGGCGCCATCAGCCGGATGATTAATAAGAAATCCAAGGAATATAAGATCAAGGCGACCGTCGAATCCACCGCCGGCTCGGTCTATAATATCAACAGTGTGTTGAGCGGTGAGTTGGAATTCGGGGTGGCCCAGTCCGACCGGCAGTACCAGGCTTATCACGGCCTGGCCGAATGGGCCCGGAGAGGGCCGCAGCAGGATCTGCGTTCCGTGTTTTCGATCCACCCGGAATCGATCACCCTGGTTGCCTCGGCGGTGAGCGGGGTGAAAACAGTGCGCGATCTCAAGGGCAAACGGGTCAATATCGGCAACCCCGGCTCCGGCCAGCTGCAGAATTCCAGGGACGTGCTTGCGGCCGCCGGCCTGTCAATGGCCGACATCCATGCCGAGCAGGTCAAGGCAGTGGAGGCCCCGGGGCTCCTGCAGGACGAAAAGATCGATGCCTTCTTCTATACGGTCGGCCATCCCAACGGCAATATCAAGGGGGCCACCTCCGGCCGGATCAAGGTCAATATCATCCCGATCAACGGTCCGGGCATTGACGCGCTCCTGGCCCGGTACCCCTATTACGCCCGGTCCGTCATCCCGGCTGACTTCTATCCCAATACCGTCAACCAGGGAGATGTGGAGACCATCGGGGTCAAGGCCACCCTTGTCACCTCCCGCAACCTGGACGAGAAGATCGTCTATGCCGTCACCAGGGAGGTATTTGATAACCTGGACGAGTTCAAGAAGCTCCACCCCGCCTATTCGGCGTTGACCAGGGAAAACATGCTCAAGGGGCTGTCCGCGCCGATCCACCGGGGCGCCCTCCGTTACTACCGGGAGACCGGCCTGGTCAAGTTCATCGACCCCCGGCTGCTGCCGTGA
- a CDS encoding C-GCAxxG-C-C family protein, producing MKEAKKCDQDRRKVLISAGALAAGAAVVSSGVTSFVSKAQAGGTTTYPYKKLNLAEVGRIAHATYFSRFCAETVMTGIFKPLAKSVGAPYDAFPLGSVFWAHGGFMGWGTGCGTLVGAGMAVGLIAGSGSDGQAIINDVIAYYAYEKLPHYKPEAGQAKAQIHNTSLADTPICHISVGKWMKKENVGFFTMQRKERCARLSADIAIYTAKLLNEWADGKYKPRNKPLANAIEYKITSQTNCTDCHGDNIPDLPGT from the coding sequence ATGAAAGAAGCAAAAAAATGTGACCAGGACAGAAGAAAAGTTCTTATCAGCGCTGGGGCGTTAGCAGCCGGGGCCGCCGTGGTATCGTCCGGCGTTACCAGCTTTGTCTCCAAGGCGCAGGCCGGCGGAACCACAACCTATCCGTACAAAAAACTGAATCTGGCCGAGGTCGGCAGGATCGCCCATGCAACCTATTTCAGCCGGTTTTGTGCCGAGACGGTGATGACCGGTATCTTCAAGCCCCTGGCAAAGAGTGTCGGCGCGCCCTATGACGCTTTTCCGCTGGGCTCTGTTTTCTGGGCTCACGGCGGTTTTATGGGCTGGGGTACCGGCTGCGGCACCCTGGTGGGCGCCGGTATGGCGGTTGGCCTTATCGCTGGCAGCGGCAGTGACGGTCAGGCGATCATTAACGATGTGATTGCCTATTATGCCTATGAGAAACTGCCGCATTATAAGCCGGAAGCCGGTCAGGCCAAGGCCCAGATTCACAACACGAGCCTGGCTGATACACCGATATGCCATATCTCGGTCGGCAAATGGATGAAAAAGGAAAATGTTGGCTTTTTCACCATGCAGAGAAAGGAACGTTGTGCAAGGTTGTCCGCCGACATTGCCATCTATACGGCAAAACTGTTGAACGAGTGGGCCGACGGGAAATACAAACCGCGCAATAAGCCGTTGGCCAACGCCATTGAGTACAAAATTACATCCCAGACCAACTGCACCGACTGCCATGGCGACAATATTCCGGATCTGCCCGGCACCTAA